From Chiloscyllium punctatum isolate Juve2018m chromosome 36, sChiPun1.3, whole genome shotgun sequence, the proteins below share one genomic window:
- the LOC140460765 gene encoding uncharacterized protein produces the protein MEKPEESRPVEKPWKCGDCGKGFRFPSALETHRRSHTGERPFPCTDCGKAFRHSSHLLAHQQDHTGERPFRCLECGKAFVFFSALLAHQHVHTGERPFSCPECGKAFRYSSTLLSHRRVHTGERPFSCPECGKAFSDSSTLRSHRRVHTGKRPFSCPECGKAFTQATTLLTHQWIHTGERPFTCSQCGKGFTCSSNLRSHQRIHTGERPFSCPECGKAFSTSSTLLTHQRIHTGERPFTCSQCGKAFTYSSHLRKHQRVHVPSQGD, from the coding sequence atggagaaaccagaggaatcccgccccgtggagaaaccgtggaagtgtggtgactgtgggaaaggcttccgtttcccgtctgccctggagactcatcggcgcagtcacaccggggagaggccattcccctgcaccgactgtgggaaggccttcagacattcctcccacctgctggcccaccagcaggaccacacgggggagaggcccttccgcTGCCtggagtgcgggaaggccttcgtGTTTTTCTCTGCCCTGTTGGCCCACCAGCATGTCCACACaggagagaggcccttcagctgccccgagtgcgggaaggccttcaggtaTTCCTCCACCCTGTTGagccaccggcgggtccacacgggggagaggcccttcagctgccccgagtgtgggaaggccttcagcgattcctccaccctgcgGAGTCACCGGCGTGTCCACACAGgtaagaggcccttcagctgccccgagtgtgggaaggcctttacccaggccaccaccctgctgacccaccagtggatccacaccggggagaggccgttcacctgctctcagtgcgggaagggcttcacgtgctcctccaacctgcggagccaccagcgtatccacacgggggagaggcccttcagctgccccgagtgcgggaaggccttcagcacatcctccaccctgctgacccaccaacggatccacaccggggagaggccattcacctgctctcagtgcgggaaggccttcacctactcctcccacctgcggaagcaccagcgagttcacgtgccatcgcagggggattga